The Pyramidobacter piscolens W5455 genome includes a region encoding these proteins:
- a CDS encoding amino acid permease translates to MSTHEQSSALKVHKLTFWEATMIVVGANIGSGILGLAYSSRKAGWPILLLWLIIAGIFTTFSMLYVAETTLRTEKPLQLPGLAERYVGKLGAVLIFISVAANSIGCMIAYMTGSGNILAKIFGIPNQMGSLLFAIPAVIVVWLGLKATGVAEKIISTGMMVMVGVIIVASFLSDKANVNSALYANWTYAVPVFNVAIFCYIAQYAVPEMARGLRHDPRKLPKAITTGMFLTAVLLALVPLAVISLTGPEKVTQVATIAWGEALGQWAFFIANIFALCAMMTSYWAVGGSFLTNIVDMFHFKSETDFMTRLVSVICVCVPPFLLAYSGMVGFVDAIYLAGTFGGVIMSILPVMMLNNSRKSSDIEPHWKCGWYSAGWVQALLIVLFCGAAVYAIFDLMGILPSAW, encoded by the coding sequence ATGAGCACTCACGAACAGAGTTCCGCGTTGAAAGTTCACAAGCTGACGTTCTGGGAAGCGACGATGATCGTCGTCGGCGCGAATATCGGCTCCGGCATTCTCGGGCTGGCCTATTCGAGCCGTAAGGCCGGCTGGCCGATTCTGTTGCTATGGCTGATTATAGCCGGCATTTTCACGACATTCTCAATGCTGTACGTCGCCGAGACGACATTGCGCACGGAAAAACCTCTACAACTCCCCGGACTGGCTGAGCGTTATGTCGGCAAACTGGGAGCCGTGCTCATCTTTATCTCTGTGGCGGCCAACTCGATCGGTTGCATGATTGCCTACATGACCGGTAGCGGCAATATTCTTGCTAAAATATTCGGCATTCCCAATCAAATGGGCAGTCTGCTGTTTGCTATTCCTGCCGTCATCGTCGTCTGGCTGGGTCTGAAGGCCACCGGAGTCGCCGAAAAAATCATCAGCACTGGCATGATGGTCATGGTCGGCGTGATTATCGTGGCTTCGTTTCTCTCCGACAAGGCGAATGTGAACAGCGCTCTCTACGCCAATTGGACGTACGCCGTGCCTGTATTTAACGTCGCGATTTTCTGTTACATCGCTCAGTATGCTGTGCCCGAAATGGCTCGCGGCTTGCGCCATGATCCTCGGAAACTGCCCAAGGCCATCACCACGGGCATGTTTCTCACCGCCGTGCTGTTGGCTCTTGTGCCTCTGGCTGTCATCTCTCTGACCGGCCCCGAAAAAGTCACGCAGGTCGCCACGATTGCTTGGGGTGAAGCCCTTGGTCAGTGGGCTTTCTTCATCGCCAACATCTTCGCCCTGTGCGCTATGATGACTTCTTACTGGGCCGTCGGCGGCAGCTTCCTGACGAACATCGTCGACATGTTCCATTTCAAATCCGAGACCGATTTCATGACCCGGCTCGTTTCGGTGATCTGCGTCTGCGTGCCTCCCTTTCTGCTGGCCTACAGCGGCATGGTTGGCTTCGTCGACGCAATTTATCTGGCCGGAACATTCGGCGGCGTGATCATGTCCATCCTGCCCGTGATGATGCTGAATAACTCGCGCAAAAGCAGCGACATCGAACCACATTGGAAGTGCGGCTGGTACAGTGCCGGCTGGGTTCAGGCCCTGCTTATCGTCCTCTTCTGCGGTGCGGCTGTCTACGCAATTTTCGACCTCATGGGCATTCTTCCGAGCGCTTGGTAA
- a CDS encoding DNA recombination protein RmuC — protein MENYLPWITAACSLGAAAACVVLLFAQKRGRIATEDLLMELLQQELSEQSEEALRRSSEMRRELNETLRASSMSLTESVRAIGDLQADRIERLEKRSGDLNAAVDKRLESLRTDLLGLRRENQSQLEKIRAGVEERLQETIDKRLGSSFALVQRQLEAVQKGLGEMRSLAGSVGDLKRVLTNVKVRGSWGEVQLRAILEQILSPEQYAANVAIRPDSQERVEYAVRLPGGGDGAPPVWLPIDSKFPLEDYHRLCDASSRGDEQSAAAARAALLRVLESEAKDVCEKYIAPPHSTDFALIFLPIEGLYAEVLRDPAAAERLQRKYRVVVAGPATLAALLSSLRMGFRTLAIQQRSGEVWELLASVRGEFGKFGEALDKARRQLNAAASSIEETGRRTRVLRRRLDAVEHLANMTNFQLCGEENVEASESEDRADS, from the coding sequence ATGGAAAACTATCTGCCCTGGATCACGGCGGCCTGCTCGCTGGGAGCGGCGGCCGCCTGCGTCGTCTTGCTCTTCGCCCAGAAACGCGGCCGCATCGCCACGGAAGACCTGCTCATGGAACTGCTCCAGCAGGAACTTTCCGAGCAGAGCGAAGAGGCGCTGCGCCGCAGTTCGGAGATGCGCCGCGAGCTGAACGAGACGCTGCGCGCCAGCTCAATGAGCCTCACCGAGTCGGTGCGCGCCATCGGCGACCTGCAGGCCGACCGCATCGAACGGCTGGAAAAACGCAGCGGCGACCTCAACGCCGCCGTGGACAAACGCCTCGAATCGCTGCGGACCGACCTGCTCGGACTGCGTCGGGAAAACCAGTCACAGCTGGAAAAGATCCGCGCCGGCGTGGAAGAGCGCCTGCAGGAGACCATCGACAAGCGTCTGGGCAGTTCCTTCGCGCTCGTGCAGCGGCAGCTCGAAGCCGTGCAGAAGGGGCTGGGCGAGATGCGCAGCCTGGCCGGCAGCGTCGGCGATCTCAAGCGCGTGCTCACCAACGTCAAGGTGCGCGGTTCCTGGGGCGAAGTGCAGCTGCGCGCCATCCTCGAACAGATCCTTTCGCCCGAGCAGTACGCCGCCAACGTGGCGATCCGCCCCGATTCGCAGGAGCGCGTCGAGTACGCCGTGCGCCTGCCCGGCGGCGGGGACGGCGCGCCGCCCGTGTGGCTGCCGATCGACAGCAAGTTCCCGCTGGAAGATTATCACCGCCTCTGCGACGCCTCGTCCCGCGGCGACGAGCAGTCCGCGGCCGCGGCGCGCGCGGCTTTGCTCAGGGTACTCGAAAGCGAAGCGAAAGACGTCTGCGAAAAGTATATCGCGCCGCCGCACAGCACCGATTTCGCCTTGATCTTCCTGCCCATCGAGGGACTGTACGCCGAAGTGCTGCGCGACCCCGCCGCGGCCGAACGGCTGCAGCGCAAGTACCGCGTCGTCGTCGCCGGCCCCGCCACGCTGGCGGCGCTGCTCAGCAGCCTGCGCATGGGCTTCCGCACGCTGGCGATCCAGCAGCGCAGCGGCGAAGTGTGGGAACTCCTGGCCTCCGTACGCGGCGAGTTCGGCAAATTCGGCGAAGCCCTCGACAAGGCGAGGCGCCAGCTCAACGCCGCCGCCTCGTCCATCGAAGAGACCGGCCGCCGCACCCGCGTCCTGCGCCGCCGCCTCGACGCCGTGGAGCATCTCGCCAACATGACCAATTTTCAGCTCTGCGGCGAAGAAAATGTTGAAGCCTCTGAATCGGAAGATCGTGCTGATTCTTAA